A section of the Acanthochromis polyacanthus isolate Apoly-LR-REF ecotype Palm Island chromosome 1, KAUST_Apoly_ChrSc, whole genome shotgun sequence genome encodes:
- the ints13 gene encoding integrator complex subunit 13 isoform X2 has translation MKMFSVAHKTVFVVDHCPYMAESSRQQVECDVLTKSRAQGVIPLAPVSKSLWTCAVECSMEYCRILYDIYPKDKLVNYIVSDSEFHILNSWRREDQSTHELMSALAAVGPPNPREDPECCSILHGLVAAVESLCKITELQHERRTALMDTAERVANRGRIICLTNAKSDTHVRMLEDCIQETILDQNKMAAGSDRLMSIQQCELVLVHIYPQGEDTLVSDRPKKEISPLLTSEVHSVRAGRHLATKLNILVQQHFDLTSTTITNIPMKEEQHANTSANYDVELLHHRDAHLEFFKSGDLHMAGTSTRENGLKETVTLKWCTPRTNTIELHYCTGAYRISPTDVNSRPSSCLTNFLLNGRSVLLEQPRKSGSKVISHMLSSHGGEIFLHVLNSNRSTLEDPPSISEGCGGRVTDYRITDFGEFMRENRLTPVSESTHDPSGKLPAERAKAQLERHTRYWPMIISQTTIFNMQAVVPLANLIVKETLTEEDVLTCQKTVYNLVDMERKNDPLPISTVGSRGKGPKRDEQYRIMWNELETLVKTHAGATDRHQRVLDCIIACRSKPPEEEERKKRGRKREEREDRTEKNGNKETDDKSWQESERLKGLLDKEDQESEVIKDSPDSPEPLNKKPRLTTEEVQPPERAKGPVSLLTMWTNRITAANSRKHQEFVGRASSVNNKFELYQHLKDENGMDVHENGKASR, from the exons ATGAAGATGTTCTCAGTGGCACACAAGACTGTCTTCGTAGTGGACCACTGTCCCTACATGGCAGAGTCCAGTCGTCAGCAGGTGGAGTGTGATGTGTTGACAAAGAGCCGAGCTCAAGGGGTCATCCCTTTGGCCCCCGTGTCCAAATCCCTGTGGACCTGCGCTGTGGAGTGCTCCATGGAATACTGTCGGATCCTCTATGATATTTATCCAAAGGACAAACTG GTTAATTACATTGTGAGTGACTCAGAGTTCCACATATTGAATAGCTGGAGGCGAGAAGATCAGAGCACGCATGAG CTAATGTCCGCTCTCGCAGCCGTTGGGCCTCCAAACCCTCGTGAAGACCCGGAGTGTTGCAGCATCTTACACGGGCTGGTTGCTGCTGTGGAGTCATTGTGCAAGATTACGGAGCTGCAGCACGAGAGGCGCACTGCTCTGATGGACACAGCGGAGAGAGTCGCCAATAGAGGCCGTATCATCTGCCTGACTAACGCCAAAAG TGACACTCATGTGCGCATGCTGGAGGACTGCATCCAGGAGACTATTTTAGATCAAAACAAGATGGCAGCAGGTTCAGACAG GCTGATGTCCATCCAGCAGTGTGAGCTGGTTCTTGTTCACATCTACCCACAGGGTGAGGACACGCTGGTGTCCGATCGACCCAAGAAAGAG ATTTCTCCTCTGCTCACCAGCGAGGTTCACAGTGTTCGTGCTGGGCGGCACTTGGCCACTAAACTCAACATTTTGGTCCAGCAGCACTTTGACTTGACTTCCACCACCATAACAAACATCCCCATGAAG GAAGAGCAGCATGCCAACACATCCGCTAATTATGACGTTGAGCTCCTGCATCACAGAGACGCTCACCTGGAGTTCTTTAAAAGTG GAGATTTGCATATGGCCGGCACCAGCACTCGAGAAAATGGACTTAAAGAGACTGTTACACTGAAATGGTGCACTCCACGAACCAACACCATAG AGCTGCACTACTGCACAGGAGCTTATCGCATCTCCCCCACAGACGTAAACAGTCGCCCCTCGTCTTGTTTGACAAACTTTCTCCTGAACG GTCGATCAGTGCTGCTGGAGCAGCCGAGGAAGTCGGGTTCAAAGGTCATCAGCCACATGCTCAGCAGCCACggaggtgagatcttcctgcaTGTGCTCAACAGCAACCGCTCCACCTTAGAGGATCCGCCTTCCATCAGCGAGGGCTGCGGAGGCCGAGTGACGGACTACAGAATCACT GATTTTGGTGAATTTATGAGGGAGAACCGGCTGACTCCTGTTTCAGAGTCTACCCATGATCCCTCAGGGAAGCTGCCGGCTGAGAGGGCCAAAGCTCAGCTGGAACGTCACACCAGATACTGGCCGATGATCATCTCCCAGACCACCATCTTCAACATGCAGGCA GTGGTTCCTCTGGCTAACCTGATAGTTAAAGAGACCCTGACTgaggaggacgttctgaccTGCCAGAAGACCGTCTACAACCTGGTGGATATGGAGAGAAAGAACGATCCTCTCCCCATTTCCACAGTGGGATCCCGAGGCAAAGGCCCCAAGAG GGACGAACAGTACCGTATAATGTGGAACGAGCTGGAAACATTAGTAAAGACTCACGCCGGAGCCACTGACAGACACCAGAGAGTTTTGGACTGTATCATCGCCTGTCGCAGCAAACccccagaggaggaggagaggaagaagagagggaggaagagagaggagagggaggacaGGACGGAGAAAAATGGAAACAAGGAGACGGATGACAAAAGCTGGCAGGAATCCGAGAG GCTAAAAGGTTTGCTGGATAAAGAAGATCAGGAGTCAGAAGTGATCAAGGATTCTCCAGACTCACCAGAGCCGCTGAACAAAAAGCCTCGTCTGACCACAGAGGAAGTTCAGCCTCCAGAGAGAGCAAAAG GTCCCGTCTCACTTCTCACCATGTGGACCAACCGCATCACTGCAGCCAATTCCAGGAAGCACCAAGAGTTTGTTGGAAGAGCGAGCTCTGTGAACAACAAGTTCGAGTTGTATCAGCACCTCAAAGATGAGAATGG GATGGATGTTCATGAAAATGGGAAGGCCTCCAGATGA
- the ints13 gene encoding integrator complex subunit 13 isoform X1, with product MKMFSVAHKTVFVVDHCPYMAESSRQQVECDVLTKSRAQGVIPLAPVSKSLWTCAVECSMEYCRILYDIYPKDKLVNYIVSDSEFHILNSWRREDQSTHELMSALAAVGPPNPREDPECCSILHGLVAAVESLCKITELQHERRTALMDTAERVANRGRIICLTNAKSDTHVRMLEDCIQETILDQNKMAAGSDRLMSIQQCELVLVHIYPQGEDTLVSDRPKKEISPLLTSEVHSVRAGRHLATKLNILVQQHFDLTSTTITNIPMKPTLNVCEQEEQHANTSANYDVELLHHRDAHLEFFKSGDLHMAGTSTRENGLKETVTLKWCTPRTNTIELHYCTGAYRISPTDVNSRPSSCLTNFLLNGRSVLLEQPRKSGSKVISHMLSSHGGEIFLHVLNSNRSTLEDPPSISEGCGGRVTDYRITDFGEFMRENRLTPVSESTHDPSGKLPAERAKAQLERHTRYWPMIISQTTIFNMQAVVPLANLIVKETLTEEDVLTCQKTVYNLVDMERKNDPLPISTVGSRGKGPKRDEQYRIMWNELETLVKTHAGATDRHQRVLDCIIACRSKPPEEEERKKRGRKREEREDRTEKNGNKETDDKSWQESERLKGLLDKEDQESEVIKDSPDSPEPLNKKPRLTTEEVQPPERAKGPVSLLTMWTNRITAANSRKHQEFVGRASSVNNKFELYQHLKDENGMDVHENGKASR from the exons ATGAAGATGTTCTCAGTGGCACACAAGACTGTCTTCGTAGTGGACCACTGTCCCTACATGGCAGAGTCCAGTCGTCAGCAGGTGGAGTGTGATGTGTTGACAAAGAGCCGAGCTCAAGGGGTCATCCCTTTGGCCCCCGTGTCCAAATCCCTGTGGACCTGCGCTGTGGAGTGCTCCATGGAATACTGTCGGATCCTCTATGATATTTATCCAAAGGACAAACTG GTTAATTACATTGTGAGTGACTCAGAGTTCCACATATTGAATAGCTGGAGGCGAGAAGATCAGAGCACGCATGAG CTAATGTCCGCTCTCGCAGCCGTTGGGCCTCCAAACCCTCGTGAAGACCCGGAGTGTTGCAGCATCTTACACGGGCTGGTTGCTGCTGTGGAGTCATTGTGCAAGATTACGGAGCTGCAGCACGAGAGGCGCACTGCTCTGATGGACACAGCGGAGAGAGTCGCCAATAGAGGCCGTATCATCTGCCTGACTAACGCCAAAAG TGACACTCATGTGCGCATGCTGGAGGACTGCATCCAGGAGACTATTTTAGATCAAAACAAGATGGCAGCAGGTTCAGACAG GCTGATGTCCATCCAGCAGTGTGAGCTGGTTCTTGTTCACATCTACCCACAGGGTGAGGACACGCTGGTGTCCGATCGACCCAAGAAAGAG ATTTCTCCTCTGCTCACCAGCGAGGTTCACAGTGTTCGTGCTGGGCGGCACTTGGCCACTAAACTCAACATTTTGGTCCAGCAGCACTTTGACTTGACTTCCACCACCATAACAAACATCCCCATGAAG CCCACATTAAATGTTTGCGAACAG GAAGAGCAGCATGCCAACACATCCGCTAATTATGACGTTGAGCTCCTGCATCACAGAGACGCTCACCTGGAGTTCTTTAAAAGTG GAGATTTGCATATGGCCGGCACCAGCACTCGAGAAAATGGACTTAAAGAGACTGTTACACTGAAATGGTGCACTCCACGAACCAACACCATAG AGCTGCACTACTGCACAGGAGCTTATCGCATCTCCCCCACAGACGTAAACAGTCGCCCCTCGTCTTGTTTGACAAACTTTCTCCTGAACG GTCGATCAGTGCTGCTGGAGCAGCCGAGGAAGTCGGGTTCAAAGGTCATCAGCCACATGCTCAGCAGCCACggaggtgagatcttcctgcaTGTGCTCAACAGCAACCGCTCCACCTTAGAGGATCCGCCTTCCATCAGCGAGGGCTGCGGAGGCCGAGTGACGGACTACAGAATCACT GATTTTGGTGAATTTATGAGGGAGAACCGGCTGACTCCTGTTTCAGAGTCTACCCATGATCCCTCAGGGAAGCTGCCGGCTGAGAGGGCCAAAGCTCAGCTGGAACGTCACACCAGATACTGGCCGATGATCATCTCCCAGACCACCATCTTCAACATGCAGGCA GTGGTTCCTCTGGCTAACCTGATAGTTAAAGAGACCCTGACTgaggaggacgttctgaccTGCCAGAAGACCGTCTACAACCTGGTGGATATGGAGAGAAAGAACGATCCTCTCCCCATTTCCACAGTGGGATCCCGAGGCAAAGGCCCCAAGAG GGACGAACAGTACCGTATAATGTGGAACGAGCTGGAAACATTAGTAAAGACTCACGCCGGAGCCACTGACAGACACCAGAGAGTTTTGGACTGTATCATCGCCTGTCGCAGCAAACccccagaggaggaggagaggaagaagagagggaggaagagagaggagagggaggacaGGACGGAGAAAAATGGAAACAAGGAGACGGATGACAAAAGCTGGCAGGAATCCGAGAG GCTAAAAGGTTTGCTGGATAAAGAAGATCAGGAGTCAGAAGTGATCAAGGATTCTCCAGACTCACCAGAGCCGCTGAACAAAAAGCCTCGTCTGACCACAGAGGAAGTTCAGCCTCCAGAGAGAGCAAAAG GTCCCGTCTCACTTCTCACCATGTGGACCAACCGCATCACTGCAGCCAATTCCAGGAAGCACCAAGAGTTTGTTGGAAGAGCGAGCTCTGTGAACAACAAGTTCGAGTTGTATCAGCACCTCAAAGATGAGAATGG GATGGATGTTCATGAAAATGGGAAGGCCTCCAGATGA
- the LOC110967438 gene encoding uncharacterized protein LOC110967438 isoform X1 encodes MDVNHTGPFNPKTILSLKTLGFFLKLLLLLQNVIHNQSLMQHCLIRTEADGFPNFTSEAGSPFFFRLPVPAGHTQLSLADGDAALPHWMVFRKQSNRLAGLALTEDCGIYRLKVSVTGERCTAHFHLHILNRTGTNRNPVRDTLSCSEEEMTTWATLLLQLNPATLDANQRIRLVTTMASYLRLLLSYVSLFSQRKPFMLKQEKLRVCRQGGLAEKQAVVGDAAELVWLVGCQKEERLLDLAKVLEHSMKTGSLAKLLGAPVLGWRVICAAGEVRYKVKRDLQKQRFTPTPHAIVPPPTWIQQSVELKHIYALPLKLEPSLSAILFHMNHIGTTHIKDSAVNAVIFDRQTFLDSSKKVSKLTCDVHAFKMRNSPQHIKQTELPPSQFKPLTEVTGCIGRVSAVTFWTTELFDSPFLPKHPSTLGHSTLNLETFSTPHSVYSSLPLTRASLSVTSTLTHEAADTDSLAIRLTRRPPQRETPFWSESWPADRTESESQSSVSSQGHTVHKEEPIKDLSAAKSAPPRLPSVFHPLSILIYYAPILSSSFKTIPSLPSANKTPPPVLFPDVSPHIIMEQLSGTRPFGTNRNVSSATSGVNQPSMSQLNVTDQDVSPTSLAGQLMMSAQTELESSLSTSLLFSLEPSVMTLTPALPSEFGVFSRQHETPDITDPLFTEQSLKVSSSQMQLLQVFSTPSFPDVGVSSSQQNLEDLKTESRTEVYVDQNGLAQTLHLGVVLASLFPTSLSLSDPPQMISVPSMFQDKSFTSLQSSSGRTHAMLSVEQTIQTLLLEKSQLFESSKPFATGITTSTFFNITLLTRISPVLKTVAKTSPLPVIWTTRPASEGNVDPTAPSTAQEPYATSSSLLAPSLQPSFPLCGVFIAQDVNNCPLKIKSTSLECTLEHVLTFLTSYLPGQKYPTDSTKTLVKHYSSHLLSRNVLEEHTKSNEFASFPSFSEMSEINRVTVNQPTDLPEMLSALEGSSCSVVTHASVTLSSSDLCENFATSENSLLIWQSFVRNSRMSITTALPTRQILSWSPSMSASASLQDVGLSSYRRQSSVQPAHTSTSISSSLNLPPKVLQSIPALMATVGFPFHYTIPPKTFVDPEDGEAGALFLEMQLIDGPPVATGTWLALDGLELHGVPLEVDLQFAPQDLLLVARDSQGLAAWLPLPLTLDLHRSPVNPCHIFTLTAQRSLHSMLLHRHRVELLLRKLSSFFNSSSSFHLSVVSMMPGSTVVSWYNYTLCKTGHGRGSHCHADQVRGMWLAMSSADGSVNAGFREAMLPEFLITNVASVRFRQDCFPNILTFGSSTPAVQTTLGPGLGTNTSLSPSSNTQATVSPAVTPTSQQTDSYQWMAGVLTALLIVCLLILIILLIAVILYFCKGHGRSRIVAIWPAGRLLSIQSRDLTAIRPRRPPIFQPELPPPPLRLWINLSHEDEWQLPSAYDKILQPRPPQYDFSSI; translated from the exons ATGGATGTGAACCACACTGGTCCATTTAACCCAAAAACCATCCTGTCACTTAAAACTCTGGGATTTTTcctcaaactgctgctgctgctccagaatGTGATACACAATCAAAGTTTAATGCAACATTGTCTCATAAGGACAGAAGCTGATGGGTTTCCAAACTTCACGTCAGAAGCAGGATCCCCTTTCTTTTTTAGGCTCCCCGTCCCTGCAGGACACACACAG CTATCCCTGGCTGATGGAGATGCTGCTTTGCCTCACTGGATGGTCTTTAGAAAACAGAGTAACCGTCTGGCTGGCTTGGCTCTGACTGAGGATTGTGGGATATATCGCCTTAAAGTGTCTGTGACTGGTGAGAGGTGTACGGCCCACTTTCATCTGCACATCCTGAACAGAACAGGGACCAACAGGAATCCAGTACG CGACACTTTATCCTGCTCTGAAGAGGAAATGACCACCTGGGCGACCCTTCTCCTTCAGCTCAACCCTGCGACACTTGATGCCAACCAGCGCATCCGTTTGGTCACCACTATGGCCAGCTATCTGCGTCTACTGCTCAGCTATGTCTCTCTATTTTCACAAAGAAAACCTTTCATGCTAAAACAAGAGAAGCTCAGAGTTTGTAGACAAGGCGGACTTGCTGAGAAACAAGCTGTTGTAGGAGACGCTGCTGAGCTCGTGTGGCTCGTCGGTTGTCAAAAAGAGGAACGACTGTTGGATTTGGCTAAAGTACTGGAGCACAGCATGAAGACAGGAAGTTTGGCAAAGTTACTGGGAGCTCCAGTGTTGGGATGGAGGGTGATATGTGCAGCCGGTGAGGTGCGATATAAAGTTAAAAGAGACTTGCAAAAGCAGAGATTTACACCGACTCCTCATGCGATTGTTCCGCCTCCAACTTGGATCCAGCAGAGTGTGGAACTTAAACACATATATGCGCTTCCTTTAAAGCTGGAACCAAGTTTGTCAGCTATTTTGTTTCATATGAACCACATAGGGACGACACACATAAAGGATTCAGCTGTAAATGCTGTCATCTTTGACAGACAGACTTTCCTAGATTCATCCAAAAAAGTGTCCAAGTTGACTTGTGACGTGCATGCCTTTAAGATGCGTAACTCTCCACAACATATAAAGCAAACTGAGCTGCCTCCATCACAATTCAAACCTCTTACTGAAGTGACTGGTTGCATTGGACGAGTATCAGCAGTTACATTCTGGACCACAGAATTATTCGATTCACCCTTTTTGCCCAAACATCCGTCAACACTTGGTCACTCCACGCTGAACTTGGAAACTTTCTCAACACCACACAGTGTTTACTCCTCGCTGCCTCTGACCCGGGCCTCTCTCAGCGTCACCTCCACACTGACACATGAAGCCGCCGACACAGATTCGCTCGCCATTCGTCTGACCCGGCGACCTCCCCAGAGGGAAACCCCCTTCTGGAGCGAATCCTGGCCAGCCGACCGCACTGAGTCAGAGAGTCAGTCCTCAGTGAGCTCACAGG GTCACACTGTCCATAAAGAAGAACCCATTAAAGACCTCAGTGCTGCCAAATCAGCGCCCCCTCGTCTCCCATCTGTTTTCCATCCACTTTCTATACTGATTTATTATGCCCCCATACTGAGCTCCTCATTTAAGACAATACCATCGCTGCCATCAGCAAACAAAACACCCCCTCCTGTGCTGTTCCCAGATGTGTCACCACACATAATAATGGAGCAGTTATCAGGAACGCGGCCTTTTGGTACAAATCGAAACGTGTCCTCAGCTACATCTGGGGTGAATCAGCCTTCGATGTCTCAGCTGAATGTAACAGATCAGGATGTGTCACCGACCTCGTTAGCGGGTCAGCTGATGATGTCTGCACAAACTGAACTCGAGTCTTCGCTGTCAACATCTTTGCTGTTCAGTCTGGAGCCCTCAGTGATGACATTAACTCCAGCTTTACCCTCCGAGTTTGGCGTTTTCAGTAGGCAGCATGAGACACCTGATATCACAGATCCATTATTTACTGAACAGTCTCTCAAAGTCTCATCATCTCAGATGCAGTTGCTTCAGGTGTTTTCCACACCTTCATTTCCTGATGTTGGTGTTTCTTCTTCGCAGCAGAACCTTGAAGATTTAAAGACAGAATCAAGGACAGAAGTTTATGTGGATCAAAATGGACTAGCACAGACATTACATTTAGGAGTTGTACTGGCGTCACTATTCCCAACGTCACTTTCTTTATCAGACCCTCCTCAAATGATTTCTGTCCCATCGATGTTCCAGGACAAATCTTTTACATCTTTACAATCCAGCAGTGGAAGAACGCATGCCATGCTGTCAGTGGAACAAACTATCCAAACACTGCTGCTTGAGAAATCCCAATTGTTTGAATCCTCCAAACCTTTTGCCACTGGAATCACAACaagcacatttttcaatatCACACTCCTGACTAGAATTTCACCAGTCCTGAAAACAGTAGCAAAGACTTCTCCTTTGCCAGTAATTTGGACTACAAGACCAGCATCCGAGGGAAACGTTGATCCTACTGCTCCCTCTACTGCTCAGGAACCATACGCTACATCCTCCAGTCTACTAGCTCCGAGTTTACAGCCTTCATTTCCATTATGTGGTGTATTTATTGCACAGGATGTCAATAATTGTCCTCTAAAAATCAAAAGCACCTCTCTAGAATGTACATTGGAGCATGTTCTGACCTTTCTGACCAGTTACCTTCCTGGCCAGAAATATCCGACTGATTCGACCAAGACTTTGGTGAAACATTATTCATCACACCTCCTCTCAAGAAATGTTTTAGAGGAGCACACCAAGTCGAATGAATTTGCATCTTTTCCATCTTTCagtgaaatgtcagaaataaatcGTGTAACCGTTAATCAACCAACGGACCTCCCAGAGATGTTGTCTGCTTTAGAAGGTAGTAGCTGCTCAGTAGTAACACATGCATCAGTAACTCTGAGCTCATCTGACCTCTGTGAAAACTTTGCCACTTCAGAGAACTCCTTGTTAATCTGGCAATCATTTGTTAGAAACAGCCGGATGTCAATCACAACAGCGCTTCCCACTCGGCAGATTCTATCGTGGAGTCCATCTATGAGTGCATCAGCCTCGTTACAAGATGTAGGCCTTTCCTCGTATAGAAGACAGAGCTCAGTCCAGCCAGCACACACTTCAACTTCCATCTCAA GTTCCCTGAATCTTCCACCCAAAGTGTTGCAGTCTATTCCAGCTCTAATGGCCACTGTTGGCTTCCCCTTCCACTACAcgattccacctaaaacctttGTGGATCCAGAGGACGGTGAGGCAGGCGCTCTGTTCCTGGAGATGCAGCTGATTGATGGTCCACCCGTCGCTACGGGTACCTGGCTGGCCCTGGATGGTTTAGAGCTTCATGGTGTTCCTCTTGAGGTGGACCTTCAGTTTGCTCCTCAGGATCTCCTCCTGGTGGCCCGGGATAGTCAGGGCTTGGCCGCCTGGCTGCCTCTGCCTCTGACTCTGGATCTGCATCGCAGCCCTGTTAACCCGTGCCACATCTTCACCCTGACAGCTCAACGCAGCCTCCACTCCATGCTCCTCCACCGCCACAGGGTGGAGCTACTGCTGAGGAAACTATCTAGCTTCTTCAACAGCTCCAGCAGCTTCcatctttctgttgtttctATGATGCCTGGGTCCACGGTGGTGTCTTGGTACAACTATACTCTGTGTAAAACAGGCCATGGTAGAGGATCACACTGCCATGCTGATCAAGTACGAGGTATGTGGCTGGCAATGAGCTCTGCAGATGGATCAGTCAATGCTGGATTCAGAGAAGCAATGCTTCCAGAGTTCCTTATTACCAACGTAGCATCTGTGAGATTCAGACAGGATTGTTTTCCCAACATTCTTACATTTGGTAGTTCAACTCCTGCTGTCCAAACAACACTGGGTCCAGGTTTAGGGACCAATACTTCCCTCAGTCCCTCCTCTAACACTCAAGCCACTGTATCTCCAGCTGTCACTCCCACTTCACAACAGACAGACTCGTATCAATGGATGGCCGGCGTGTTGACAGCTCTCCTTATCGTCTGTCTCCTCATCTTAATCATCCTTCTCATTGCTGTAATTCTCTATTTCTGCAAAGGTCATGGAAGGTCCAGAATAGTAGCCATCTGGCCTGCAGGCAGGCTGCTCTCAATTCAAAGCAGAGATCTGACAGCCATAAGACCAAGACGACCTCCAATATTCCAGCCtgagcttcctcctcctccgctgAGACTGTGGATCAACCTCTCACACGAGGACGAGTGGCAACTACCATCAGCTTATGACAAGATACTACAGCCACGTCCTCCACAgtatgacttttcgagcatatAA